In one window of Skermanella rosea DNA:
- a CDS encoding pyridoxal phosphate-dependent aminotransferase produces MRFSPLVGRISGKGSDAWSIHWRARELARQGRDVIMLTVGDPDMPPPARVIDAAVESLRAGRTTYSPMAGYPEVRAAIAARHQERTGVPTPADDVVVVPGAQAGLYCAMQCLAGPGDEVIAPEPMYATYEAVAGAAGASIVNVALRPERGFHLDPDDLERAVTPRTRVLWLNSPHNPTGAVMTRAEVEAAAEFCRRHDLWLLSDEVYADLAYAGPHVSPRSLPGMAERTVVVSSLSKSHAVPGFRFGWIIGPAELAGHLSRLVLCMLYGGPPFIQDGALAALTADCPEVGEMAEAYRRRAGIMVSLLENVPGLRASRPEGGMFVLLDVRGTGRTSDEFAYGLLEGQGVAVLPSDGFGPSAAGHLRISLAAPDGRIEEAARRIAEHAASA; encoded by the coding sequence ATGCGGTTCTCTCCCCTGGTCGGCCGGATCTCCGGCAAGGGCTCGGACGCCTGGAGCATCCACTGGCGCGCCCGCGAACTGGCCCGGCAGGGGCGGGACGTCATCATGCTGACCGTCGGCGACCCCGACATGCCCCCGCCGGCCCGCGTGATCGACGCGGCGGTCGAGTCGCTGAGGGCGGGCCGGACGACCTATTCGCCGATGGCGGGCTATCCCGAGGTCCGCGCCGCGATCGCCGCCCGCCACCAGGAGCGCACCGGCGTCCCGACCCCGGCGGACGACGTGGTCGTGGTGCCCGGCGCCCAGGCCGGCCTCTACTGCGCGATGCAGTGCCTCGCCGGGCCGGGCGACGAGGTGATCGCGCCGGAACCGATGTACGCGACCTACGAGGCGGTCGCCGGCGCCGCGGGTGCGTCGATCGTCAACGTGGCCTTGCGTCCGGAGCGGGGCTTCCACCTCGATCCCGACGACCTGGAGCGCGCCGTCACCCCGCGCACCCGGGTGCTCTGGCTCAACAGCCCGCACAACCCGACCGGCGCCGTGATGACCCGCGCCGAGGTCGAGGCCGCCGCCGAGTTCTGCCGGCGCCACGACCTGTGGCTGCTGTCGGACGAGGTCTATGCCGACCTGGCCTATGCGGGACCCCATGTCAGCCCACGCAGCCTCCCGGGCATGGCGGAGCGCACCGTCGTGGTGTCCAGCCTGTCCAAGTCGCACGCGGTGCCGGGCTTCCGGTTCGGCTGGATCATCGGCCCGGCGGAACTGGCCGGCCACCTGTCCCGGCTGGTGCTGTGCATGCTTTACGGCGGACCGCCCTTCATCCAGGACGGCGCGCTGGCGGCGCTCACGGCGGACTGCCCGGAGGTGGGCGAGATGGCCGAGGCCTACCGGCGCCGGGCCGGCATCATGGTTTCCCTGTTGGAAAACGTCCCTGGCCTCCGCGCGTCCCGGCCCGAGGGCGGCATGTTCGTCCTTCTGGACGTCCGGGGCACCGGCCGCACCTCCGACGAGTTCGCCTACGGCCTGCTGGAGGGGCAGGGAGTGGCGGTCCTGCCGTCCGACGGCTTCGGCCCCAGCGCCGCCGGGCACCTGCGGATCTCGCTGGCCGCTCCCGACGGCCGGATCGAGGAGGCGGCCCGGCGCATCGCGGAGCATGCGGCCTCGGCCTGA
- the mtnK gene encoding S-methyl-5-thioribose kinase, producing the protein MTLDPDTSRNRPLETPPGYRALDDSSLPGYLARIDAVAARLGGGPADWQVREVGDGNLNLVFIVTGPAGGVAVKQALPYVRLVGESWPLPLSRAFFEHEALTAQRAAAPAQTPGLFHYDHEMALTAMELLRPHVIMRKGLAAGIRYPRFAGDIAYFMAHTLFGTSDLALPAAEKKRRMAVFCGNTALCRITEDLIFTDPYRVAELNRWTSPQLDGIAAEFRTDTAAKAAVSELKGKFLTSAEAMIHGDLHTGSIMVTESDTRVIDPEFAFYGPMGFDVGAVIGNLLLAFFAQAGHETESDRRDGYRAWILDQVREVWIRFEATFLELWREHPTGDLYPAGLFADAAGQAELERVRTAYMARLFSDSVGFAAAKMIRRILGLAHVEELETIADPDLRAACETRALRLARDMLVNRSSYPAIGDVTAAASSLEKQG; encoded by the coding sequence GTGACGCTGGACCCCGACACCTCGAGGAATCGCCCCCTGGAAACCCCGCCCGGATACCGCGCCCTGGACGATTCCAGCCTGCCCGGATACCTGGCGCGGATCGACGCGGTCGCCGCCCGCCTGGGCGGCGGGCCAGCGGACTGGCAGGTCCGCGAGGTCGGCGACGGCAACCTGAACCTGGTGTTCATCGTCACCGGCCCGGCCGGCGGGGTCGCGGTCAAGCAGGCCCTGCCCTATGTGCGGCTGGTCGGCGAGAGCTGGCCGCTGCCGCTGAGCCGCGCCTTCTTCGAGCACGAAGCGCTGACGGCGCAGCGCGCGGCGGCTCCGGCCCAGACGCCCGGACTGTTCCATTACGATCACGAAATGGCCTTGACGGCGATGGAGCTGCTGCGGCCGCACGTCATCATGCGCAAGGGTCTGGCGGCCGGCATCCGCTACCCGCGTTTCGCCGGCGACATAGCATATTTCATGGCCCATACGCTGTTCGGCACCTCGGATCTGGCGCTGCCCGCCGCCGAGAAGAAGCGGCGGATGGCGGTGTTCTGCGGCAATACCGCCCTGTGCCGGATCACCGAGGATCTGATCTTCACCGATCCCTACCGGGTCGCCGAGCTGAACCGCTGGACCTCCCCCCAGCTCGACGGGATCGCCGCCGAATTCCGTACCGACACGGCCGCCAAGGCCGCCGTTTCGGAGCTGAAAGGAAAGTTCCTGACCTCCGCCGAGGCGATGATCCACGGCGACCTGCACACCGGGTCGATCATGGTGACCGAGTCGGACACCCGGGTGATCGATCCGGAGTTCGCCTTCTACGGTCCCATGGGGTTCGACGTCGGGGCGGTGATCGGCAACCTGCTGCTGGCCTTCTTCGCCCAGGCCGGCCACGAGACAGAATCCGACCGGCGCGACGGTTACCGGGCCTGGATCCTCGACCAGGTGCGGGAAGTCTGGATCCGGTTCGAGGCGACTTTCCTGGAGCTGTGGCGGGAGCACCCGACCGGCGACCTCTATCCCGCCGGCCTGTTCGCCGATGCCGCGGGGCAGGCGGAGCTGGAACGGGTCCGGACCGCCTACATGGCGCGGCTGTTCTCCGATTCGGTGGGGTTCGCCGCCGCCAAGATGATCCGTCGCATCCTGGGCCTCGCCCATGTCGAGGAGTTGGAGACCATCGCCGATCCGGACCTGCGCGCGGCCTGCGAAACCCGGGCACTGCGGCTGGCACGCGACATGCTGGTCAACCGGAGCAGCTATCCCGCGATCGGCGACGTCACCGCCGCAGCATCCTCCCTGGAGAAACAGGGTTAA
- the xth gene encoding exodeoxyribonuclease III, protein MRIATWNINSVRLRLDLLLRLIDEKNPDVICLQETKTVDETFPLAPLAERGYVHARIHGMKSYNGVAILSRRPLSGGCVQHWCERQDCRHAIAVVDGIEIHSVYIPSGGDVPDPAVNPKFEHKLRFLDEMTAWWAAERTPDRPMVVVGDFNVAPLEHDVWSHKQMLDVVSHTPAEVERLTAMQRSVGWVDAVRRFVPDDRKLYTWWSYRAKDWSAADRGRRLDHIWVTEPLAGSLRGHEVLRDARGWEPKPSDHVPVLIDLDV, encoded by the coding sequence TTGCGAATCGCCACCTGGAACATCAACTCCGTCCGGCTGCGGCTGGACCTCCTGCTGCGCCTGATCGACGAGAAGAACCCCGACGTCATCTGCCTTCAGGAAACCAAGACGGTCGACGAGACCTTTCCCCTGGCTCCCCTGGCGGAGCGCGGCTACGTCCATGCCCGGATCCACGGCATGAAGAGCTACAACGGCGTCGCGATCCTGTCGCGCCGGCCGCTCTCCGGCGGCTGCGTGCAGCACTGGTGCGAGCGTCAGGACTGCCGCCACGCCATCGCCGTGGTCGACGGGATCGAGATCCACAGCGTCTACATCCCCTCGGGCGGGGACGTTCCCGATCCGGCGGTCAACCCCAAGTTCGAGCACAAGCTGCGCTTCCTGGACGAGATGACGGCGTGGTGGGCGGCCGAGCGGACGCCGGACCGGCCGATGGTCGTGGTCGGCGACTTCAACGTGGCACCGTTGGAGCACGACGTCTGGTCGCACAAGCAGATGCTCGACGTCGTCTCGCACACTCCGGCGGAGGTCGAGCGGCTGACCGCGATGCAGCGGTCGGTCGGCTGGGTGGATGCTGTGCGCCGCTTCGTGCCGGACGACCGGAAGCTCTACACCTGGTGGAGCTATCGCGCGAAGGACTGGTCGGCGGCGGACCGCGGGCGGCGGCTGGACCATATCTGGGTCACCGAGCCGCTGGCCGGCAGCCTGCGCGGCCACGAGGTCCTGCGCGATGCGCGCGGCTGGGAGCCGAAGCCGTCCGACCACGTGCCGGTGCTGATCGACCTGGACGTGTAG
- a CDS encoding CopG family transcriptional regulator has protein sequence MANNVQDIRPKGPDSEKITINLGYVDLGHVDLLVQEGFYSNRTDFIRTAIRNQIERHADVVRQAVTRKSVDLGLRHFTRADLEAARDAGQMLDVRVLGLATIAQDVTPELARATIASLTVLGALHASAAVKSALADRIK, from the coding sequence ATGGCAAACAACGTGCAGGACATTCGGCCGAAGGGGCCGGACAGCGAGAAGATCACGATCAACCTGGGCTACGTGGACCTGGGGCACGTGGACCTGCTGGTGCAGGAGGGGTTCTACTCCAACCGGACCGATTTCATCCGGACCGCCATCCGCAACCAGATCGAGCGCCACGCCGACGTCGTCCGGCAGGCCGTGACCCGCAAGAGCGTGGACCTCGGCCTTCGGCACTTCACCCGCGCGGATCTCGAAGCGGCGCGGGACGCCGGACAGATGCTCGACGTCCGCGTCCTGGGACTGGCGACCATCGCCCAGGACGTCACGCCGGAACTGGCCCGCGCCACCATCGCCTCGCTCACCGTCCTGGGCGCCCTGCATGCCAGCGCCGCCGTCAAGTCGGCCCTGGCCGACCGCATCAAGTAA
- a CDS encoding extracellular catalytic domain type 1 short-chain-length polyhydroxyalkanoate depolymerase — protein MNSRFSSGMPPEFAEATRLTGAGKLAEATALIQRLLNGTGGEAPAASAPASSSATVIDMEPVHLDGEKPRPAPGPSAKFAGRLHPRPRSGPLPGLAETLRGLAARGMPAGFDIGGGFPRPASDPLPDGASFEARSHAGPAGTRDYKLYVPANRTGRPMPLVVMLHGCTQSPDDFAAGTRMNAVAEELGVLVAYPAQPSSANAQKCWNWFKPEDQGRDRGEPSLIAGITRQVMRDHPVDPERVYVAGLSAGGATAAILGAAYPDLYAAIGVHSGLPSAAARDLPSAFAAMRQGAPGTGTGSGGRAVPAIVFHGDRDGTVHPSNGDAVAAQAAAGKAGLRATVERGQAPGGRAFSRTVHADPSGRVLCEHWTIAGAGHAWAGGSPSGSYTDPTGPDATREMLRFFLSHRNDRAGTA, from the coding sequence ATGAACAGCAGATTCTCCTCCGGCATGCCTCCCGAATTCGCCGAGGCGACCCGCCTGACCGGCGCCGGCAAGCTTGCCGAGGCCACGGCCCTGATCCAGCGACTGCTGAACGGCACCGGCGGCGAGGCGCCCGCCGCCTCCGCGCCGGCATCCTCGTCCGCCACCGTGATCGACATGGAGCCGGTGCATCTCGACGGGGAGAAGCCGCGGCCCGCTCCCGGGCCGTCCGCGAAATTCGCGGGCAGGCTGCATCCGCGCCCGCGCTCCGGCCCCCTGCCCGGTCTGGCCGAAACCCTGCGCGGCCTTGCCGCCCGGGGCATGCCGGCCGGCTTCGACATCGGCGGCGGGTTCCCCCGGCCGGCCTCCGATCCGCTGCCGGATGGCGCCTCCTTCGAGGCCAGATCCCATGCCGGCCCGGCCGGGACGCGGGACTACAAGCTCTACGTGCCCGCCAACCGCACCGGCCGGCCCATGCCGCTGGTCGTGATGCTCCACGGCTGCACCCAGTCGCCCGACGATTTCGCGGCCGGGACCCGTATGAACGCGGTGGCGGAGGAGCTTGGCGTCCTGGTGGCCTACCCGGCGCAGCCTTCCTCCGCCAACGCGCAGAAATGCTGGAACTGGTTCAAGCCGGAGGACCAGGGCCGCGACCGGGGCGAGCCCTCGCTGATCGCGGGGATCACCCGGCAGGTCATGCGCGACCACCCGGTGGATCCGGAACGCGTCTATGTCGCCGGGCTGTCCGCCGGCGGGGCGACCGCCGCGATCCTGGGCGCGGCGTATCCCGACCTCTACGCCGCGATCGGTGTGCATTCGGGCCTGCCCAGCGCCGCCGCCCGCGACCTGCCCTCCGCCTTCGCCGCCATGCGGCAGGGGGCTCCGGGGACGGGCACCGGGAGCGGCGGCAGGGCGGTGCCCGCCATCGTCTTCCACGGCGACCGGGACGGCACCGTCCATCCCAGCAACGGCGACGCGGTCGCGGCCCAGGCTGCGGCGGGTAAGGCGGGGCTGCGCGCGACGGTCGAGCGGGGCCAGGCGCCGGGCGGGCGGGCGTTCAGCCGCACCGTCCACGCGGACCCTTCCGGCCGCGTGCTGTGCGAGCATTGGACGATCGCCGGGGCCGGGCACGCCTGGGCCGGCGGCAGCCCGTCCGGGTCCTATACCGATCCGACCGGACCGGACGCGACGCGGGAGATGCTGCGCTTCTTCCTGTCGCACCGGAACGACCGGGCGGGGACCGCCTGA
- a CDS encoding response regulator, translating to MAQAVTASRNERLLVVEDDEFSQQLIELYLRKAGFTELTVANDGRQALDLAKANSFDLILLDLNLPRIGGTEVVRRLKKEGLLANTPVVVISAITNMEDTIQCIEMGATDYLAKPFNVMQLQQRVDACLERRRLRQEAAVARESQALDRRTARALRTALARQGFPPSGPGFPVDAAVLAEPGAGGAEPGLGGDFHDVLTAPGGGTCFLVGTVSGLAGGGSGVAAVLTAARVRALARAAVEKGADPAAVIASVGRELDGGFPVGLFVGLFPPGGGALRHANAGMPAPVVLSGVLGVLPLAGRRGPPLGGEGAEEGASGGELSLQPGDGLVVYTRGLADATDAAGATFGEQRLRGVLESLLSAAPEVVAASLREDAAAFTGAGAPKDDVTIVALRLRG from the coding sequence ATGGCCCAAGCCGTCACCGCATCCCGGAATGAGCGTCTGCTCGTCGTCGAGGACGACGAGTTCAGCCAGCAATTGATCGAGCTTTACCTGCGCAAGGCCGGCTTCACCGAACTGACCGTCGCCAACGACGGCCGCCAGGCGCTCGACCTGGCGAAAGCCAACAGCTTCGACCTCATCCTGCTCGACCTCAACCTGCCCCGGATCGGCGGGACGGAGGTGGTGCGCCGCCTGAAGAAGGAAGGGCTGCTGGCCAACACTCCCGTCGTGGTGATCTCGGCGATCACCAACATGGAAGACACCATCCAGTGCATCGAGATGGGGGCCACCGATTACCTGGCGAAACCCTTCAACGTGATGCAGCTTCAGCAGCGGGTGGATGCCTGCCTGGAGCGGCGCCGGCTCCGGCAGGAGGCGGCGGTCGCCCGCGAGAGCCAGGCGCTCGACCGGCGGACCGCGCGGGCGCTGCGGACCGCCCTGGCCCGGCAGGGATTCCCGCCCTCCGGTCCCGGCTTCCCGGTGGACGCCGCGGTGCTGGCGGAACCGGGCGCCGGCGGCGCGGAACCCGGGTTGGGCGGAGACTTCCACGACGTCCTGACGGCGCCCGGCGGCGGCACCTGTTTCCTGGTCGGCACCGTCTCCGGCCTGGCGGGCGGCGGCTCCGGGGTCGCCGCCGTGCTGACCGCCGCGCGCGTCCGGGCGCTTGCCCGCGCCGCCGTGGAGAAGGGTGCGGATCCGGCCGCCGTGATCGCCTCGGTCGGCCGCGAACTCGACGGGGGATTCCCGGTCGGACTGTTCGTCGGCCTGTTCCCGCCCGGGGGCGGAGCCCTTCGCCACGCCAATGCCGGAATGCCGGCCCCGGTGGTGCTGAGCGGCGTTCTGGGCGTGCTGCCGCTCGCCGGCCGCCGCGGCCCGCCGCTCGGCGGAGAGGGGGCGGAAGAGGGGGCTTCGGGCGGCGAACTGTCGCTCCAGCCCGGCGACGGGCTGGTGGTCTATACCCGCGGCCTGGCGGACGCCACCGATGCCGCCGGAGCCACCTTCGGCGAACAGCGGCTGCGCGGCGTACTGGAAAGCCTGCTGTCCGCCGCGCCGGAAGTCGTCGCCGCCAGCTTGCGCGAGGATGCCGCCGCGTTCACCGGCGCAGGGGCGCCGAAGGACGACGTCACGATCGTCGCCCTTCGGCTGCGCGGCTGA